One genomic segment of Coffea arabica cultivar ET-39 chromosome 6e, Coffea Arabica ET-39 HiFi, whole genome shotgun sequence includes these proteins:
- the LOC140009777 gene encoding uncharacterized protein, with translation MYEEIIYRPEDAVPLASNNHEAIVIEVITCNFKLEDRQLVPVRTPLIGFAGPPVRPEGMITLQVTVGVSPRCRTIPVKFAVVKEPSSYNMILGRPTLNALRAVCSTLHLSMKFPTSDGVAEVLGDPEVARACYIATLKGKEKLVAQTICLESWEPLERGERLETDEGLAELPVQPDRPEHTVKVGAGLGEQIRSSLESLLEEYAEIFAWSADDMPGIPTELAVHRLHVDPNVRPVKQKKRNFAPERKEVFKSEVGKLLEAKIVKEVYYPTWLANPVLVKKEEKAWRMCVDFTDLNKACPKDCYPLPRIDQLVDSTAGYEIFCFLDAFKGYHQIALDEGDQEKTSFITEDGTYCYVTMPFGLKNAGATYQRLVNKLFRNQIGRNLEVYVDDMLVKSRTQEQFVSDLREIFEILRSSRMRLNPKKCTFGVRSGKFLGYMISKEGVRANPDKIKAIMDMAPPRNIKEVQRLTGRMAALNRFLSKSAVRGAPFFKALKANRQFEWSLECQRAFDELKAHLARLPALTSPELGETLFIYLAAGEGAISAVLVREEERTQKPVYYVSRALQGAEARYSAVERYVLALVHAARKLRTYFQAHPVVVITDQPLKQILSKPESSGRMVNWAVELSEYDLGYQPRTSIKAQALADFIADGVSFGSPEAEDNQASDVQARRDMGVGKEVPAGQAAKALPAHETTKAVQAQEAAEVLQAEDVAEITQVTQVAERGPSGEAAEAQQAGEAAEDRPSREADETQQVKKAVKDRQAGEAVEAEQTQGTAKVGEAEEAAKVGQAADADEAGHLGKADKAKLAGDTIQARKDAEAVERAGPTWTLYVDGASSKEGCGAGLLLISPTGEELPYALRFDFRASNNESEYEALIAGMEITRKLGARSIKIYSDSQLIVNQIPRSQNRRDDALSKLASTSAGGIGREILVEMVKSRAYDQVSTAVIQVVSSWMDPVIQYLAQGELPPDRTEARKILLKSQRTLVSDNGRQFADQSLREWCTELGIQQHFTLVGHPQANGQVENVNRTILHGLRTRLESVRTSWLEELPTILWAYRTTPRTATQETPFVLTYGVEAVIPAEVGVPSGRVQHFVAQDNDEEMRLNLDLVEHRREEATIRMAKYKGQVARYYNARVKRISFKPGDLVLRKNSVSRAVGTGKLDPNWEGPYVVKEADRAGYCRLARQDGSEVPRTWHNSNLKLFL, from the exons ATGTATGAGGAAATAATTTATAGACCTGAAGACGCAGTCCCTTTGGCCTCTAATAACCATGAAGCTATTGTGATAGAAGTCATCACCTGTAACTTCAAG CTGGAAGATAGACAGCTCGTGCCGGTTCGAACTCCGTTGATCGGCTTTGCTGGTCCTCCAGTGAGGCCGGAAGGGATGATCACCCTCCAGGTCACGGTGGGGGTGTCCCCAAGGTGCCGAACGATCCCGGTAAAATTCGCGGTGGTCAAGGAGCCGTCATCCTACAACATGATCCTGGGACGTCCCACGTTGAATGCCCTCCGAGCTGTTTGCTCCACCTTGCACCTCAGTATGAAATTTCCTACTTCTGATGGGGTGGCTGAGGTGCTGGGAGATCCAGAGGTGGCAAGGGCGTGTTACATTGCCACCCTTAAGGGCAAAGAGAAATTAGTAGCTCAGACGATTTGTCTGGAATCCTGGGAACCCCTGGAGAGAGGGGAAAGATTGGAGACAGATGAGGGATTGGCCGAGCTACCCGTCCAGCCCGACCGACCCGAGCACACAGTGAAGGTCGGCGCCGGCCTGGGTGAGCAGATCAGAAGTTCTTTGGAATCTCTCTTGGAAGAGTATGCTGAGATTTTTGCTTGGAGTGCCGATGATATGCCCGGAATACCCACCGAGCTGGCAGTCCACAGGCTACATGTAGATCCCAACGTCCGACCAGTGaagcagaagaagaggaatTTTGCTCCCGAGCGAAAGGAGGTCTTTAAGAGCGAGGTGGGTAAGTTGCTGGAGGCTAAGATCGTTAAGGAAGTCTATTATCCTACCTGGCTAGCCAACCCGGTGCTGGTCAAGAAGGAGGAGAAAGCCTGGAGAATGTGTGTGGATTTCACCGACCTGAATAAGGCTTGCCCGAAGGACTGTTACCCACTCCCACGGATTGATCAGCTCGTGGACTCGACAGCGGGCTACGAGATCTTCTGTTTTTTGGACGCCTTCAAGGGGTACCATCAGATAGCTTTGGACGAGGGGGATCAGGAGAAGACCTCGTTCATCACTGAGGACGGGACCTACTGTTACGTTACCATGCCATTCGGGCTGAAGAATGCAGGCGCAACCTACCAGAGGTTGGTAAACAAGCTGTTCAGAAATCAGATCGGCCGGAACCTAGAagtttatgtggatgatatgTTAGTGAAAAGCCGAACCCAGGAGCAGTTCGTCTCCGACCTGAGAGAGATCTTCGAGATCCTTCGGAGCTCGCGAATGCGGCTAAACCCCAAGAAGTGTACTTTCGGGGTCAGGTCGGGAAAATTCCTGGGCTACATGATCTCTAAAGAGGGGGTCAGAGCTAACCCGGACAAAATCAAGGCTATCATGGACATGGCTCCTCCTCGAAATATTAAGGAGGTACAACGATTGACAGGGAGGATGGCAGCCTTGAACAGGTTCCTGTCCAAATCGGCAGTTCGGGGAGCGCCCTTCTTCAAGGCCCTGAAAGCTAATCGGCAGTTCGAGTGGAGCCTGGAGTGTCAGAGGGCATTCGATGAGCTGAAAGCCCACCTCGCACGGTTGCCGGCCCTGACCTCTCCAGAGTTGGGGGAGACCCTGTTCATCTATTTGGCTGCGGGAGAAGGGGCCATTAGCGCGGTATTGGTGCGAGAGGAAGAAAGAACGCAGAAGCCGGTGTATTACGTTAGCCGCGCCCTGCAGGGGGCCGAGGCCAGGTACTCGGCGGTAGAACGCTATGTTCTGGCGTTGGTACACGCAGCTCGGAAGCTTAGGACTTACTTCCAAGCTCATCCTGTAGTGGTCATAACGGACCAGCCCTTGAAGCAGATCCTTTCCAAACCCGAGTCTTCGGGGCGGATGGTAAATTGGGCTGTGGAGCTGTCGGAGTATGACTTGGGATACCAGCCCCGGACCTCCATCAAAGCCCAAGCATTGGCAGACTTCATAGCGGATGGTGTATCCTTTGGATCGCCCGAAGCGGAGGACAATCAGGCCAGTGACGTGCAGGCTAGGAGGGACATGGGAGTTGGTAAGGAGGTACCTGCCGGGCAGGCAGCTAAGGCTTTACCGGCTCACGAGACTACCAAGGCCGTCCAGGCCCAAGAAGCAGCAGAGGTCTTACAGGCCGAAGATGTTGCCGAGATCACCCAGGTCACACAGGTAGCGGAAAGAGGACCGTCCGGAGAAGCAGCTGAGGCCCAGCAGGCCGGAGAAGCTGCCGAGGACAGACCGTCCCGAGAAGCGGATGAGACTCAGCAGGTCAAAAAAGCCGTCAAGGATAGGCAGGCCGGAGAAGCAGTGGAGGCCGAGCAGACCCAAGGAACTGCCAAGGTCGGAGAGGCCGAGGAGGCAGCTAAGGTCGGACAGGCCGCAGATGCTGACGAGGCCGGGCATCTTGGAAAAGCAGACAAGGCTAAACTGGCAGGGGATACTATCCAGGCTAGGAAGGATGCAGAGGCGGTGGAACGAGCAGGTCCCACCTGGACATTGTACGTGGATGGTGCGTCGAGCAAAGAGGGATGCGGAGCAGGTCTCCTCCTCATTAGCCCTACGGGGGAAGAACTGCCCTATGCACTAAGATTCGACTTCCGAGCCTCTAATAATGAATCAGAGTACGAGGCTTTGATTGCAGGGATGGAGATAACCCGGAAGTTAGGGGCCAGGTCGATAAAAATCTATAGTGACTCACAGCTGATAGTGAACCAG ATACCGCGGAGCCAAAATAGGAGAGATGACGCCTTATCCAAACTGGCCTCCACCTCGGCAGGAGGCATAGGTCGGGAAATACTGGTGGAGATGGTTAAAAGCCGAGCATACGACCAAGTCAGCACGGCGGTCATTCAGGTAGTGAGCTCCTGGATGGATCCTGTCATTCAGTATTTAGCTCAGGGAGAGCTTCCACCAGACAGGACAGAGGCCCGCAAGATCCTCCTCAAGTCACAGAG GACTCTCGTCTCGGACAACGGCAGACAGTTTGCTGATCAATCTCTCCGAGAGTGGTGTACGGAGCTCGGCATCCAGCAACACTTCACTTTAGTAGGGCACCCCCAGGCCAATGGGCAGGTCGAAAACGTAAATAGAACCATCCTGCATGGCTTGAGGACAAGATTAGAGTCCGTGAGAACTAGTTGGCTGGAGGAGCTACCCACCATACTATGGGCTTACCGGACAACACCTCGGACGGCCACCCAGGAAACCCCATTTGTCCTGACATATGGGGTCGAAGCGGTGATTCCAGCAGAGGTTGGGGTACCCTCAGGTAGGGTGCAACACTTTGTGGCTCAAGACAATGATGAGGAGATGCGGCTTAATTTGGACCTGGTCGAGCACCGAAGGGAAGAGGCGACTATACGGATGGCTAAGTACAAGGGCCAGGTCGCACGCTACTACAATGCTAGGGTAAAGCGCATTTCTTTCAAGCCAGGGGACCTGGTGTTGCGCAAAAACTCCGTTAGCCGAGCTGTGGGCACCGGTAAGTTGGACCCGAACTGGGAAGGTCCCTACGTGGTAAAAGAGGCTGACCGAGCGGGTTATTGTAGGCTGGCTCGCCAGGATGGAAGCGAAGTTCCACGCACCTGGCACAACTCAAATCTGAAACTTTTCCTTTAG
- the LOC113696555 gene encoding uncharacterized protein: protein MCRPVICVDGTHLRGEYKGKLLVAVTQDPNNKILPIAYAIVDEETISSWSWFMEQLRYNVALDRHPICVIFDRHNGIIYTMTHVDYWEEPLAYHRFCLRHVSSNLMTHFKGLHLKKLCWAMGRARQLRKWRMFKRELRSMFPDAWNYLSAISPEKWCLTHNDGRRWGILTTNISENYNNVMRGARHLPIRACIDMTFHWTVALFKTRREDASHYRNPFPPKIWRRFKNAERKAGAHRVIEFDGPSGVYKVITGRRVDGKGGNTQTIRFFDKTCSCGKWQNYRLPCSHVLAVCRNRGDNPGLLVDQQFTKTSWSVQYSGKFNPLPHQDTWLHLGWELQADRSKFVTRRAGRVRTNRIRNEMDERDPDEPRRCRNCHQTGHNRRNCQNYRS, encoded by the coding sequence ATGTGCAGGCCGGTTATATGCGTTGATGGCACTCATTTGCGTGGCGAATACAAGGGCAAACTCCTTGTTGCAGTCACTCAAGATCCGAACAACAAGATTCTGCCAATTGCTTATGCCATAGTGGATGAGGAGACGATTTCCAGTTGGTCGTGGTTCATGGAACAATTAAGATATAATGTGGCACTTGATCGACATCCTATCTGTGTCATTTTCGATCGCCACAATGGTATCATCTATACCATGACACACGTTGACTATTGGGAGGAACCTTTAGCCTACCATAGATTTTGCCTGCGACATGTTAGCAGCAATTTGATGACACACTTCAAAGGTTTACACCTTAAAAAGTTGTGTTGGGCAATGGGAAGGGCAAGACAATTACGCAAGTGGCGGATGTTCAAAAGAGAATTACGAAGCATGTTCCCAGATGCTTGGAATTATCTGTCAGCCATTAGTCCAGAAAAGTGGTGCCTAACACACAACGATGGCCGTCGTTGGGGCATTCTAACTACCAACATATCCGAAAACTATAATAATGTCATGCGCGGGGCACGCCATTTACCAATTCGTGCATGCATTGATATGACATTTCATTGGACAGTTGCGTTATTTAAGACGAGAAGGGAAGATGCTTCACATTATCGCAATCCTTTTCCCCCAAAGATATGGCGGCGTTTTAAGAATGCTGAGCGGAAGGCAGGCGCCCACAGAGTCATTGAGTTCGATGGCCCATCGGGCGTATACAAGGTTATCACAGGGCGGCGTGTCGATGGTAAAGGAGGCAATACGCAAACCATCAGGTTTTTTGATAAGACATGCTCTTGTGGAAAGTGGCAGAATTACAGGCTTCCTTGTTCACACGTTTTAGCGGTGTGCAGGAATAGAGGTGACAATCCGGGATTGCTTGTGGACCAGCAGTTTACCAAAACAAGCTGGTCCGTCCAGTATTCAGGGAAGTTTAATCCATTGCCGCATCAAGATACTTGGCTCCATCTTGGGTGGGAGCTGCAGGCAGATAGGAGCAAATTTGTCACACGTCGGGCAGGACGGGTTCGAACTAACAGAATTCGGAATGAGATGGATGAAAGGGATCCAGACGAACCAAGAAGATGTCGAAATTGTCATCAAACAGGTCACAATAGGAGAAATTGTCAGAATTATAGGTCTTGA
- the LOC113696556 gene encoding UDP-glycosyltransferase 71K1-like: MKKTKLVIVPSPGIGHLISIVELSKRLTERDDQLSIFVLVISSPVGPDFESYTQQVAASNTGIQFINIPQVDPNLPQVWSSPENLYALYLESHKSHVKTAIIDQVLVSESITSLAGIVVDLFCSSMVDVANELGVPSYVFFTSGSTYLGFVFYLPIHYNQNGREFETSDPDSIIPTYSHPVPSNVIPSYAFNKHGGYSSFVKHATKFKETKGIIINTFAELESHAVDRLKFDAETPPIYTVGPLLDLEGRKQEPNHEKIMKWLDDQRPSSVVFLCFGSMGSFEPDQLAEMALALERSGYRFLWSVRLSKAYTKGTESLWHGVPVATWPVYAEQQINAFELVRELELAMDLKMDYRMENAQNLVVAEEIEKAIRCLMDTENPTRKRVQEMKEMSRKAIENGGSSFISLGRFIEDMHINIGKEQGSF; this comes from the exons atgaagaagacaAAGCTTGTTATTGTTCCATCACCAGGCATAGGTCACCTAATATCCATAGTTGAGCTTTCCAAGCGCTTAACTGAAAGAGATGATCAGCTATCAATATTTGTTCTGGTCATAAGCTCACCTGTGGGCCCAGACTTTGAGTCCTACACTCAACAAGTGGCTGCTTCAAACACTGGTATTCAATTCATCAACATTCCTCAAGTAGATCCGAATCTACCACAGGTCTGGAGCTCCCCAGAAAACCTTTATGCTCTATATTTGGAAAGCCATAAATCCCATGTCAAAACTGCAATAATTGATCAAGTACTAGTATCAGAATCCATCACTTCTCTTGCCGGGATAGTTGTTGATCTATTCTGTAGTTCGATGGTTGATGTAGCGAATGAGCTTGGCGTTCCTTCATATGTGTTCTTCACCTCTGGCTCTACCTATCTTGGTTTCGTGTTTTATCTTCCAATTCACTATAACCAAAATGGAAGAGAGTTCGAGACTTCAGACCCTGATTCAATTATTCCAACATATTCTCACCCTGTACCTTCAAATGTTATACCTTCTTATGCATTTAACAAGCATGGTGGTTATTCCTCATTCGTAAAACATGCTACCAAGTTCAAGGAGACAAAAGGAATCATCATAAACACGTTTGCAGAATTAGAATCTCATGCTGTGGATCGATTGAAATTCGATGCTGAAACACCGCCAATCTACACAGTTGGACCCCTGCTCGACCTGGAGGGCAGAAAGCAAGAGCCTAATCAcgaaaaaataatgaaatggTTAGATGATCAGCGTCCATCATCAGTTGTATTTCTCTGTTTTGGAAGCATGGGTAGTTTTGAGCCTGACCAGTTAGCAGAGATGGCACTTGCACTCGAGCGGAGTGGATACAGATTCTTGTGGTCAGTCCGGTTATCAAAGGCCTATACAAAAGGGACAG AAAGCCTGTGGCATGGGGTGCCTGTTGCAACATGGCCTGTATATGCTGAGCAACAAATCAATGCGTTCGAGTTGGTAAGAGAGTTGGAACTGGCTATGGACTTGAAAATGGATTATCGAATGGAAAATGCACAGAATCTTGTAGTGGCTGAGGAAATCGAGAAAGCTATCAGATGCTTGATGGACACAGAGAATCCGACAAGAAAAAGAGTTCAAGAAATGAAGGAGATGAGCAGAAAGGCCATTGAAAATGGGGGTTCTTCATTCATTTCACTTGGACGTTTCATTGAAGATATGCACATCAACATTGGAAAAGAGCAGGGAAGTTTCTAA